In Diabrotica undecimpunctata isolate CICGRU chromosome 4, icDiaUnde3, whole genome shotgun sequence, a single genomic region encodes these proteins:
- the LOC140439777 gene encoding uncharacterized protein, whose amino-acid sequence MNKRIRFNSDDDLALLRQVVSQNVLQQPEQWEALRENMTVLTKKEFSVRTLRDHLKHLMEIWKKKDAVNRVRSGVEEIFSERDNLLQEIWDIARSRKITPTKLKRNKTKQEQQSSEIGVALRDLAAKYYAKDELDMSIDNEENVISDHDYTCVASTSRETPEVVYGQTPDEGTVNEGPIKTLNDGTAEEGPSSRKQIAGPIRKRKNQSAGLRRSGLTFIQERSEREHNIRVRELQLEENKLQLEKRKVEVQERQITLEEKKTEQQLQIEKARFELEVSDRNSLRETISAQRELIQSLQSQLKEFLKQI is encoded by the exons ATGAACAAAAGAATCAGGTTTAACTCCGACGATGATCTGGCTTTATTGAGGCAAGTAGTAAGTCAGAATGTTTTGCAACAACCAGAACAATGGGAGGCACTGAGAGAAAATATGACTGTACTAACAAAGAAAGAATTCTCAGTCAGAACGCTAAGAGACCATTTAAAACATTTAATGGAAATTTGGAAAAAGAAGGATGCTGTAAATAGAGTCAG ATCAGGAGTTGAAGAGATTTTTTCGGAAAGAGATAATCTACTTCAAGAGATTTGGGACATTGCTAGAAGCAGAAAAATTACTCCAactaaattaaaaagaaacaaaacaaaacaggAGCAACAATCCTCAGAAATCGGTGTTGCTCTAAGGGACCTTGCAGCAAAATATTATGCCAAAGATGAGTTAGACATGTCTATTGATAATGAAGAAAATGTCATCAGTGATCATGACTACACTTGTG TTGCATCAACTTCTCGAGAAACTCCTGAAGTGGTATATGGGCAAACACCAGATGAAGGAACTGTTAATGAGGGACCCATCAAAACACTCAATGATGGAACTGCTGAAGAAGGTCCCAGCAGCAGGAAACAAATAGCAG gGCCAATCCGTAAACGAAAAAATCAAAGTGCAGGTCTTCGTAGAAGTGGCTTAACTTTCATTCAAGAAAGAAGTGAGAGAGAGCACAACATTAGAGTACGGGAGCTGCAATTAGAGGAAAATAAATTGCAGTTAGAAAAAAGGAAGGTTGAAGTTCAAGAGCGGCAAATaacattagaagaaaaaaaaacagaacaacagcTACAAATTGAAAAAGCCAGATTTGAATTGGAAGTTTCTGACCGCAATAGCCTGCGAGAGACAATCTCAGCCCAGAGGGAATTAATTCAATCACTACAATCACAattaaaagagtttttaaaacagATTTAA